The Solibacillus sp. FSL W7-1464 genome contains a region encoding:
- a CDS encoding thioredoxin family protein has protein sequence MQEITTIEQFTELTSTEKPVIVKFFAGWCPDCTRMDMFIDPIIEEYNQYDWYSINRDNFPDLAEKYQVMGIPSLLIFKNGEKLAHLHSANAKSPAQVEEFLNAQA, from the coding sequence ATGCAAGAAATTACAACAATTGAACAATTCACAGAACTGACAAGCACTGAAAAACCAGTAATCGTAAAATTCTTCGCTGGCTGGTGCCCGGACTGCACACGTATGGATATGTTTATCGATCCAATTATTGAAGAGTACAATCAATATGACTGGTATTCAATCAACCGTGATAACTTCCCGGATTTAGCGGAAAAATATCAAGTAATGGGGATTCCATCATTACTAATCTTCAAAAATGGTGAAAAATTAGCACACTTACATAGCGCTAATGCAAAATCACCTGCACAAGTAGAAGAATTCTTAAACGCACAAGCATAA
- a CDS encoding MFS transporter, which translates to MTSDQRKKLALLMLNMFIAVGSFGIIIPIIPAYLKEIGQGGTAAGLIIAIFAFAQFLVSPIGGKWTDKYGRRPLINIGLLTLAISMFIFYFADSIWLLYLSRAIGGIGCAFLIPAIFAYVADITTMDQRAKGNSFISASMSLGIVIGPGIGGFLADFGLKTPLLVSAIVGLVAFVVSYFTLAESQEEKVEIPQGENTSMVKDIVLSVKKPFFIPLIITLIMSFGLMSYETVLGLYVDDKFGATPQEIAFMVTSTGLVGVIMQLFVVDRLVKTIGEVNVLKLFLIVTASGFFLSIIAGSYTMFFAISLLIFLATSILRPVLTTLISKMAGNEQGFAMGMNNAYMSIGNIMGPLLAGALYDIDILYPFIAGLIILIFTIILTFMWKGIKIQKAALKGGH; encoded by the coding sequence ATGACGTCAGATCAACGAAAAAAGCTTGCTTTACTTATGCTTAACATGTTTATTGCTGTTGGGAGTTTTGGGATTATCATTCCAATTATCCCTGCCTATTTAAAAGAAATCGGGCAAGGCGGAACAGCTGCAGGTTTAATCATTGCGATTTTTGCATTCGCACAATTTTTAGTATCACCTATCGGGGGGAAATGGACGGATAAGTATGGTCGTCGCCCGCTCATTAATATCGGACTGCTTACGCTGGCTATTTCGATGTTTATTTTCTACTTTGCTGATTCCATTTGGCTGCTTTACTTATCACGTGCTATCGGCGGAATTGGCTGTGCGTTCCTAATTCCTGCGATTTTCGCATATGTAGCAGATATTACAACAATGGATCAGCGTGCAAAAGGAAATAGTTTTATTTCAGCCTCGATGTCACTTGGTATTGTAATCGGACCAGGTATTGGAGGTTTTTTAGCGGATTTCGGACTTAAAACACCGCTTCTTGTTTCAGCGATAGTCGGACTTGTTGCGTTTGTTGTTTCATACTTTACATTGGCGGAGAGCCAGGAAGAAAAGGTGGAAATTCCACAAGGCGAAAATACATCAATGGTAAAGGATATTGTTTTATCTGTTAAAAAGCCGTTCTTTATTCCACTTATTATTACACTGATCATGAGCTTCGGTTTAATGTCTTATGAAACGGTTCTAGGGCTTTATGTGGATGATAAATTTGGCGCAACACCTCAGGAAATTGCCTTTATGGTAACATCAACAGGTTTGGTCGGTGTAATTATGCAATTATTTGTAGTCGACCGCCTCGTAAAAACAATCGGTGAAGTAAATGTATTAAAATTGTTTTTAATCGTTACCGCTTCCGGCTTCTTCCTGTCGATTATCGCAGGAAGCTATACGATGTTCTTTGCGATTTCGTTATTAATATTCCTTGCGACATCGATTTTGCGTCCTGTATTAACGACATTAATTTCAAAAATGGCGGGTAATGAGCAAGGATTTGCAATGGGTATGAACAACGCTTATATGAGTATCGGCAATATTATGGGTCCTCTTCTTGCAGGCGCATTATATGATATCGATATTCTATACCCGTTTATCGCAGGTTTAATCATATTAATTTTCACAATCATTCTTACTTTTATGTGGAAAGGTATTAAGATTCAAAAAGCAGCATTAAAAGGGGGCCATTAA
- a CDS encoding NAD(P)-dependent oxidoreductase — MKIIVFGATGGVGQHFVEMAVKAGHTVTAFVRTPEKLKTADVTIIQGDAFNADQVAEAVFGHDAVISCLGSSTGVKKSNELETMGKNIADGMEKAGVKRLVYCASAGVDGEIPGVMGKLMMKMLANPLADHRAALNYYKTKNITYTIARPMGLKDEPLKTDYKEAVDTVPKGSSSIPRASVAHFMVKALDDAQYENKSVGLCS, encoded by the coding sequence GTGAAAATTATTGTATTCGGGGCAACTGGCGGCGTTGGACAGCATTTTGTTGAAATGGCTGTTAAGGCTGGTCATACAGTTACCGCATTTGTACGTACACCTGAAAAATTAAAAACTGCCGATGTAACAATTATTCAAGGCGATGCATTTAATGCTGACCAAGTGGCTGAGGCGGTCTTCGGACATGACGCGGTTATTTCATGTTTAGGTTCAAGTACAGGTGTAAAAAAATCCAACGAACTTGAAACGATGGGCAAAAATATTGCGGACGGTATGGAAAAAGCCGGCGTAAAACGTTTAGTGTACTGTGCTTCAGCAGGAGTAGACGGAGAAATACCCGGTGTGATGGGTAAATTGATGATGAAAATGCTCGCAAATCCATTAGCCGATCACCGTGCAGCGCTTAACTATTACAAAACTAAAAACATTACGTACACAATCGCACGTCCAATGGGCTTAAAAGATGAACCGTTAAAAACCGATTATAAAGAAGCAGTCGATACGGTTCCAAAAGGTTCAAGCTCGATTCCAAGAGCCAGCGTGGCCCACTTTATGGTGAAAGCATTGG